Part of the Cynocephalus volans isolate mCynVol1 chromosome 11, mCynVol1.pri, whole genome shotgun sequence genome is shown below.
TCAgttttcttttagagagcctctGTTTGTTATTGACGATAACACTATAAATTCTGCTTCCTGACAGTTGAATTTTGTAAAACCCCAAACacaatgaatttttttgttttgatcaattagttgtaagcaccactgcactcggacccaccgaatttttttgttttgataactTTTATCTTCTACCCTTTTGAAAAAGTAGTGATTCTTTGAAGCATTTTATGTTTTACTCTACAGAAGATAATTTAAGTATAAAGCATGAAAGAGGACAAGCCTGTCATGCTCCTAGCCCAGTGTGTCATTTGACCACTTGGCTATGATACATGCCATTACTGCTATGGCATCCTGACAGGTATTCATTGTTCAGGACTAAAGTAAATGAAATCATCTTTGTATTACCAACTATATTCACCATGTACTTCTAGTCTAAAGGTCTCTCATATTGTGTTCTGCCATGTTTTAAAACCTTTATTCAAAACCTGAAGATCTTTTAACTACAGATGGGTGGTAGTTTAGGTAGCAAAAAACATACATCTTCCTACCATTTCTTTGCAAAAAAGGATAACATCTGGCTCACAATAAAAGTGGATGAACTGGTAATACTTTTGACTTTTTGAAGGCAATATTATTCTCTGCTCTGCAGCATTGTGTATTTAACACCATGAAAAGCGCTCCATTTTAAACATCTTATTTTTACACAGAACTTCCCTAAAAATCCTCTAGTAGTACTGAGGTTAAAATGACTTGcttttatgtttctaaaattaCCTCAGTGTTCCTCGGAGTTGTCCATAGTTTATAATTACTTCTGCACCTTCCTTATAACCTTGATTGAAGCCCTGTTGAAGAGCAACTGCTTTGCCAGCATCTATTCCATCTCTATAACCTTcctaaaaataagtgaaataaatgaagaattgcAGCTGTGACTAACACCAAGTGAACCATATGTTGTTGGCTTTTCTAGAAGGCACAGaactaatttagaaaaaaaactgatgaaaaagGCCTTTACTGTATTTTTGAACATCGTATAGCACAGCCACAGAACCAAAGCAGACGATGCTTCTCATAAAAGTTTATTATTGATTTACCTAACAATTAAAAAAGAAGCCAACTTTAATATTCCCTTACCTAGCCTAATACGAGCATATTCCATAATTTCTTTCTCCTAGTGCCCCTTAACCACATTCTTAGATTCACCTTTTCCATACGTCTTGATTAACACCACTCCAGACTTTAGGCTCCCCACACACCACTCAAGCAGCCCATGTAAACTGAGTACATGTCCCTTAACAGACTTAATTAGGATAGTTCAAGTATGttcctccccaacccctccctgTGATCCTCGTCCAACTGCAATCTCTTCAAAGTCTGGACGAAGTTCATTTAGTCAGTCCCCAGCTTCTAACGCGCCCCGCAGGCGCTCAAAGAACGCGCCCTGTCGTTCCCCACGCTTTCCAGTGACCCACTGGGAAATGCCAGCAAGACGCGGGCCGCACCGGGTGGCAAGGGGTGACGAGGGCCGCGCCGGGCCAGCTGGGACCACCCTGGACCTACTTTGACTCTTCTCTGCATTTGACTCCTCCATTCCCGCTGCACCAGGAGCGACTCGTCCGCTTCCTCGTCGAACACGTCCCCCTCGTTCCCAGGGCCCCGGACTGAGGCAGCAGCTCGAACCCACGACATCACCGAGGCAACCCGGGAGACGCAAGCCACCGGAAGCGTCGGGAACTCCTTCCGGCTCGAGGGGCGGGGCGAAGGTGGGGCTTCGCGGCTTGGGGGACGCTGCGCGTGCGCGGCGCTGTGTCCGGGTGTCCCCGGGACCGTGGCTGGTGGTGGCAGTTTCGTCCTCAGTGCACACGAAGGTCCGCGTGCGCCGTTAGCTGTGAGCGAGGCGACTGCCTCCGTCGCGGCCCGCACGACCTTGACCTCTAGGAAGGCAGCCGGGCCCTCAGCGCCAGGCCTTCGCTCCCTGCCGCAGCCTCGGTGGCTGCGTTGATGGGCGATTCCTGCCCGGAGACGCCGTCTCTTAGAGTCCTCCTCAGTGCAGTTCAGGGACTTGACAACCGACTTTTTGAACTGTTAGGAGCGTGATGCCAGGGACCATACAGTGGAAGTTAGATACTGCGACATATTTGAGATCAATAGGAAATAGAGTGTATGTGTCAAACCAATACATTTGTCATTGATTCACGGTATCCTTCACTGCCTCCCTTCCTGCTCATAGGCCCTGAAAGTAGACTGTGGGGTTGGTGAGGGTGGGGACTTGTGTTGTTCATACACACTCTGCACCAGCACCGTTCTGACCACAGTGCATGTTGAGTTGACGTTCTTGAATGACCGGACACCAGGCGTATTCCTGCTTTGCTCTTCGCGTAGGTAAAATAAGTCATGTGATAATGACCACTATAACCTATTTTCTTCAACACCTACCTTGTGTTTTAGGCTATTAGGGAACATCAGTGAACAATACAGACACAAGTTCCCAGCTCCTTTGGACCTCATATTGATGTAGAATCGAAAGGggataaacaataagcaatatATAAGTAACCATGTAGTTTGTTAGAAGGTTATAGATGTTAAATGCCATGAACCAAAggtaaaaacaagcaaagaaagaagaatatgAGTGTGTCTGTGAATGGGAGTGGATGGGTGGTACAAGTTACAGGTTTAAATCTGAGAGAGTTTTGCATGTCACAGGTAAGTATAAAATGTATTAAGATGAATTAGAAACACAATGGTGGTAAGGGAAGCAACAAAGATAACaattgaaatgaataaaatagaaaccccTCCAACTTCCATAAATAAATCCAATTCCTTTGTTTCAACACCAGTAAGATAGATAATCCAGCCATGAccctgattttaaaaaaggagaactTCCAGACAAATTGGATAtgttagaaaacagaaaacagaaaaaaaaaaaaaaacccaacaattaAACAAGATACAGACGAGAGAGGAGGTAACCACTGATgcagcagaaaattaaaatattataaattataactaAAACTCAAGAGCAACACATTGAAGACTGAGGAGATATAAATGACTTTTTAGCAAAATTgaccaaagaaatataaaacatgaagaGACTAATAACCATATAGAAATTGGAGATTAAatatgaaaggacgagtcgacaccagttgacgatccactggagagagctcgtttattaggcggtgcacacacatatatatagggcttttagggaaggctgattggatcagggtgtgatcccttggggcatttgggttcttacattcctccctttttcttgttttaggaaaggggacgttgaagtcatcgagctacttcctgctgaactggggcattgtgggggggcaaagggaggaaggtacataaatacccattatgaaaccccaaaggagggtggagaaacaagtaatttcaaaaggggaaaagtccataaacgttccttgaagccacaagtcgaatatgcactggttccactgttcgtagttggagactggagggagcagccaggcgtcagtggcgagggcgtgtaggaatgcgtttcctctgtaaggtggtgtctcttcagcatcggctgaggtgctcacgagatgaggcggggggttcattggtacctagaagctggtagtttctaagcaaaagctggttaaagtcctgattagagatttttcccacttgggtttgaagaaacctaatgatgcagggcaagaaaaggcaggttatgaggataatgattagaagtcccaaaatgggccaaatccaagttaggatagggtttaagataaaagaagaaaaggggtcagaactggatgtggttcgtaggctggaagctaagtcggtgagtttgatgatgtttgtttctactagaccggattcgttgatataataacagcattcttccccaaggaagatgcaagtacctcctttttctgcggtgaggaggtctactgctctacggttttggagggtgacctgagctaaagaggtaatttgtctctgtagagaggaaagagattcggcagtggaggtcagagccccttcaagtctAGCACttatgtcttcgaccgcccataaactgtgtcctaaggctcctcctgacaggccggctccgaccgctgatgttgttagggaaataccaaccatgatcgggaggaaggcggcccttttttgccttgaggggggatgaagaagatggaacagttctgaactggtgtacagagtgagttgagggacgatggtgacaagaaggcatggggcagtaagattaggcaggatggaggtagagaaggttccattgcaccagaagaaagaggctggtggggcgaaggtgtggttataaatggttgaggaagggaagcgtttaaggggacggccgccaggagcagtcgcatgagagaaaacaatttccgggagagagagagaaagatgagtgtttcagaaatgatctgttgccaggtgtaaatgggtgaccctggggagctagcagaggggcctgaaagctccctgggtgaaatgaaaagaacaggagaaggccaaggagaaggttcatgtctctggagttgggggtaaggctgaggtccgggataggcggagtttgaaaggggtcggtaggatgagggatacacttaaaagaatggtgtgttaagttcttttgcagcttgttattggagttctcggtggccgagggtggatcctgagtgtaaggcttcagcctggaaatatgaatccatggagtaacatgattacctggcagggcaagtttagcagcagttggagtgcaaaggatgacaggacatgtgccttcccacttaggggttagggggatTTTAGGTTccagggaagtgtagaatactaattggcctgcgctgagtgaaaggttatttttggaaagtgacagatctggaagtagccagtcctggtacttccatagctCGGTgcaaaggtgggagagcaagggtaaggccatggtgggtggtatgggtccttcagttgctgtgatccccgggggtaggaagggcctaccatacatgacttcaaaaggggaaagattggagggcctttttgggagagctctggtcttgagtagagcgagaggtagaagacggacccaatcaaggtgcaattccagagacaatttagttagtatgttctttaaggttctgttggttctctctacctttctggaTGCCTGAGGTtggtaagggcaatgtaagtgccaggggagagagagtgactgggagagtttctgtattacctgggcggtaaattcaagtccattgtcagattgaatggaagtgggcatcccaaatcgtgggatgatttgggaaagaagagtctgggctatggaggaggcctttttattggatcatgggaatgcctctacccatcctg
Proteins encoded:
- the YAE1 gene encoding protein YAE1 homolog isoform X2, which codes for MSWVRAAASVRGPGNEGDVFDEEADESLLVQREWRSQMQRRVKEGYRDGIDAGKAVALQQGFNQGYKEGAEVIINYGQLRGTLRREDSELNYGYELNGECFAFLVSPS